The Levilactobacillus yonginensis genome window below encodes:
- a CDS encoding PQQ-binding-like beta-propeller repeat protein — MGLAIKGKKVIGLALNGKKLLGEAKNGKVIWRFIDNKPWKFTVNDVVNSVAVDSSGNVYAGTDGYAVYKINTSGKQVWKFTADNAVKSVAVDSSGNVYAGTYAGDFSNFVYKLDASGNQVWKFTAVNVVTSVAVDSSGNVYVGTDASSIYKLGASGNQVWTFTADNTVNSVAVDSSGNVYAGTNNKSVYKLDSSGKQVWQFTADSLVFSVAVDSSGNVYAGTSNKSVYKLDASGNQVWKFTADSLVYSVAVDSSGNVYAGTNNKSVYKLDSSGKQVWKFTADYIVYSVAVDSSCNVYAGTYSKSVYKLTPDGSNTTT, encoded by the coding sequence TTGGGGTTAGCAATTAAGGGTAAAAAAGTTATTGGATTGGCACTTAATGGTAAGAAGCTCCTTGGAGAAGCTAAAAACGGTAAAGTAATCTGGAGATTTATTGATAATAAGCCTTGGAAGTTTACTGTAAACGATGTTGTGAACTCAGTAGCAGTAGATTCTAGTGGTAATGTATACGCTGGTACCGATGGTTATGCTGTGTACAAGATAAATACTAGTGGAAAGCAAGTGTGGAAGTTTACTGCAGACAATGCTGTGAAATCAGTAGCAGTAGATTCTAGTGGTAATGTATACGCTGGTACTTACGCTGGTGATTTTAGTAATTTTGTGTATAAGCTAGATGCTAGTGGAAATCAAGTGTGGAAGTTTACTGCAGTCAATGTTGTGACCTCAGTAGCAGTAGATTCCAGTGGTAACGTTTACGTTGGTACCGATGCTAGTTCTATATACAAGTTAGGTGCTAGTGGAAATCAAGTGTGGACGTTCACTGCAGACAATACTGTGAACTCAGTAGCAGTAGATTCTAGTGGTAATGTATACGCTGGTACTAATAATAAGTCTGTGTACAAGCTAGATTCTAGTGGAAAGCAAGTGTGGCAGTTTACTGCAGATAGTCTTGTGTTCTCAGTAGCAGTAGATTCCAGTGGTAATGTATACGCTGGTACTAGTAATAAGTCTGTGTACAAGCTAGATGCTAGTGGAAATCAAGTGTGGAAGTTTACTGCAGATAGTCTTGTGTACTCAGTAGCAGTAGATTCTAGTGGTAATGTATACGCTGGTACTAATAATAAGTCTGTGTACAAGCTAGATTCTAGTGGAAAGCAAGTGTGGAAGTTTACTGCAGATTATATTGTGTACTCAGTAGCAGTAGATTCCAGTTGTAATGTATACGCTGGTACTTATAGTAAGTCTGTGTACAAGCTAACACCAGATGGTTCTAATACAACAACGTAG
- a CDS encoding GH25 family lysozyme — protein MTKKIVDLSSYQADSLAYMKQLKKWGAHGIMVKLTEGTGYLSPKAGNQIANGFKVFNTIGVYHFFHGRGTAEAQYFLSWVKKMGLDKSTVLAIDVEAPDLPWKTTSQVNVFLRYLISHGYKNVITYGSGSWFNAGRINRSQLVDKAIWVAAYGVSQPGVNNANAWQNTDNWKGHGVDCSYDFDGKLSGKVTKATPKKASYWADNGLYEVITRKVNVYGKPALDKANKRRVHFSKGSTIYGKAVKYGKVCRIKTAVGYISANKAYVKLVRKSGGK, from the coding sequence ATGACTAAGAAAATTGTTGACCTATCCTCGTACCAAGCCGATTCCTTAGCTTACATGAAGCAACTCAAGAAGTGGGGTGCTCATGGGATTATGGTAAAGTTGACTGAAGGCACTGGTTATCTCAGTCCCAAGGCTGGTAATCAGATTGCTAATGGATTCAAAGTATTCAATACCATTGGGGTTTACCACTTCTTCCATGGACGAGGAACGGCTGAAGCTCAATACTTTCTATCATGGGTGAAGAAGATGGGATTAGATAAATCCACAGTATTAGCCATTGATGTTGAAGCACCCGATTTACCATGGAAGACAACCAGTCAGGTTAACGTATTCCTTCGGTACCTGATTAGTCATGGGTACAAGAATGTGATTACGTACGGCTCAGGTAGCTGGTTCAATGCTGGTCGGATTAATCGGTCACAGTTAGTAGATAAAGCAATCTGGGTGGCCGCTTATGGTGTTAGTCAACCGGGAGTTAATAATGCCAACGCTTGGCAAAATACCGACAACTGGAAGGGTCACGGTGTAGATTGCAGTTATGACTTCGATGGTAAACTTTCGGGTAAGGTTACCAAGGCAACGCCTAAGAAAGCCTCATACTGGGCTGATAACGGCTTGTACGAGGTGATTACCCGTAAGGTTAATGTATATGGTAAGCCAGCCCTAGACAAGGCTAACAAGCGCCGTGTTCACTTCTCAAAGGGCAGTACCATTTACGGTAAGGCTGTCAAGTATGGCAAAGTGTGCCGAATTAAGACTGCCGTTGGGTACATC
- a CDS encoding XkdX family protein, with the protein MVQIYTWAYQDWKTISKETLATVVGLPDGITADDYKDITGEAYVAPTTQATTTSTTN; encoded by the coding sequence ATGGTTCAAATTTATACGTGGGCATATCAAGATTGGAAGACAATTAGCAAGGAAACGTTAGCAACAGTCGTGGGATTACCAGATGGGATTACTGCTGACGATTACAAGGATATCACCGGCGAAGCGTATGTAGCACCAACAACTCAAGCAACGACCACAAGCACCACTAACTAG